GCCTTGTTCTCCTTCTCCATGCTAGGCCTTGTTATTTCTGCAAATATGTTGCAACTCTATATTTTCTGGGAGCTTGTTGGGGTTTGCTCCTTCTTGCTCGTAGGATTCTGGTATTTCAAACCGGAAGCGAAGGCTGCAGCGAAAAAGGCTTTCATCGTGACCCGGATCGGGGATGTAGGCCTGTTCATCGGTATCCTTTTGTTGTTCTGGTACATGCCAGGGCACGCGCTCGATTTCACATCCATCCATAATGCCTTTACTTCCGGCAAAATTGATCCGACCATCATCACATGGATTGCGATCATGATTTTCATCGGAGCAATGGGCAAATCCGGTCAATTTCCGCTGCACACCTGGTTGCCTGATGCGATGGAGGGGCCAACTCCGATCAGTGCGCTCATCCATGCAGCAACGATGGTTGCCGCAGGGGTTTACCTCGTAGCCCGTACCTTCGATATTTTCCATGCCTCTCCGGATGCTTTGATGGTCGTTGCTTATGTGGGTGGCTTCACCGCAATCTTCGCTGCGACGATCGGGATTGCGCAGAATGATATCAAACGGATTCTTGCCTACTCCACGGTGAGTCAACTGGGCTACATGATGATGGCGCTGGGCATCGGGGTCTCGTACACATCCGGTATGTTCCATCTCTTCACGCATGCCTTCTTCAAAGCACTGCTGTTCTTGGGGGCAGGCAGCGTCATTCACGCCGTACATACGCAGGACATTAACGAAATGGGCGGATTATCCCGCAAAATGAAAATCACGACATGGACGTTCGCTATCGGAACGTTAGCCCTTTCGGGAATTTTCCCGTTCGCCGGGTTCTGGTCGAAAGATATGATTTTAACCGAGGCTTACGAGCATAATCAACTTCTGTTCTGGGTTGGTGTTATTGCAGCCTTCTTCACAGCGTTCTACATGTCGCGTCTGTTCTTCCTCGTCTTCCTTGGCTCCCCAAGAGGGAAAGCCAAAGTTGCCGATGAGCACGACGATCATGGACACGAAGCGCATGCCGCGCATGAGCCGCACGAATCTCCAGCATCGATGACGACTCCGCTGATCATTCTGGCGGTGCTGGCTGTAGTAGCAGGCTTCGTGAACACGCCGTTCAACGAATGGCTCGGACACTGGCTGACAGGTCAGGCGCATGATGAGAAAGCGAACTGGACCGTCATTATTTTATCCACGCTGGCAGGTCTGTTAGGGATTGGTCTTGGCTACCTCATCTATCTGAAACGCACGATTCCGCGCGATGTGGTTTCCAGTAGATTGCCTTGGCTTTACACCTTGCTCAATCGCAAATATTTTATTGATGAGATCTATCAGGGTATCCTCGTTAAGCCGCTTCGCGGTTTAGGATGGATTCTTGAATTGATTGATGTTTACATCATTGATGGTATCGTGCGTTTAGTCGCCTTTACTGTGGTAAGTCTGGGTCGTCTCGGCTCCCGCCTCCAAAATGGTCAATTGCAGACCTACGGGGTCATCATGATTTTGGGAATGCTGATTCTGGCACTCGCCATTGCAGGAAGGAGGTTCATCCATGCTGGCTAGTCTACCTATCTTAAGCTTGATTGCCTTTTCTCCCTTGCTGGGTGTTCTGGTCCTGCTCTTCATTCGTGGCGACCGGGGCCGCTTGATTAAAACGATCGGTATTGTCACTACCTTGATCCCATTGATCCTGGCGGCATGGCTGTACGTTGATTACAATTATCAAGGAGACCCCCTGCAGTACAAAGAACAGCTCAGCTGGATCAAAGTTCCGCTCAACCATGAGGGGTTAAGTGAGCAAATTACTTCCTATTTCTTCGAGTTCAAATATTCACTGGCGGTTGATGGGATCTCGCTGCCGCTTGTCTTTCTGACAGCTTTTGTCTCCACCATGGCGGCACTGGCTTCGGTGTATATCAAAAAACGTTGGAAAACGTTCTATATTCTTTTCCTGCTGCTTGAAACAGGTATGTTCGGCGTATTCATGTCACAAGATCTGTTCTTGTTCTTCCTCTTCTTCGAAGTGACACTGGTGCCGATGTTCTTCTTAATCGGAATATGGGGTTACATGAATCGGGAACAGGCCGCGAATCGCTTCCTCCTGTACAACGGATTAGGTTCAGCCATCATGCTGATAGCTTTCCTCATTCTCGTCAGCACAGCTGGATTCAATCAAATGCCTACACAGACAGAAGGCATCATTTACTACAGCGGCGATATTCATAACATTGCCCGCAATCTGCTGCAGGACCCTGCTGCCTATGTCAATCAAGAAGGCACGCCATTCTTCCTGAGTCAGACGATGAAGTGGACCGTATTCATCATGCTGCTGGTCGCCTTTGGCATCAAACTGCCGATCTTCCCGTTCCATACGTGGATGCTCAAAGTACATACAGAGGCTCCGCCTTCTGTTGTTATGATTCACTCGGGCATTTTGCTCAAAATGGGCGCGTACGGCCTTATCCGATTCGGGATTATGTTCTTCCCGGCAGAGGCCAAACAATGGGCCTGGATGCTCGCGCTCCTTGGCGTTATTAACATCGTGTACGGAGCCATTCTCGCGATGGTTCAGAAGGACTTCAAACTCGTATTGGCCTACTCGAGTATCAGCCATATGGGCATCGTCCTGCTCGGTCTTGCCGCATTCAATGTATCCGGCTTGCAGGGCGCCGTCTTCCAACTGATCTCTCACGGCCTGATTTCGGCCTTGATGTTCCTGCTCGTAGGCAGCATCTACGAGCGTACGGAAACCACGGAGCTTGATCGCTTGGGCGGTCTCGCCAGCAACCTGCCTTTCATCAGCGGCATCCTGTTGATTGCGGGCATGGCCTCGCTCGGATTGCCGGGCTTATCCGGCTTCATCAGTGAGTTCCTCGCGTTTCTCGGACTCTTCGAAACGCACCGCGTGTACGCCATTATCGGTACACTGGGGATCATTTTCACCGCGGTGTATGTGCTGCGCGGGGTCTTGAACATTACGTTCGGGCCGAAACAGCCGAACTTGCAGCTGCAAGGCATGCGCGATGCCCGGTTAATCGAGGCGGTGCCAATGATTGCTCTGGTAGCGTTCATCCTCTTGCTCGGGGTATATCCAAGCGTGCTGAGCCAGCCGCTCCAGCAAACGATAGGCAGCTTTGATCAACTGATCCAAAGCGTAGCCGGGAAGATAGGGGGTTAGACCAGTGGAACAGCTTCGACTTCATGCCAACGATTTAGTGCATCTGCTCCCTGAGCTTTCTCTGGTTGCTACCGCGATCATCCTATCTCTCTTGGATTTAATCCTGCCGAACAAAGTAAATCGCTCCATTATTGGCTGGTTAACCTTGGTTGGCATAGCGGTTTCTGCCGTATTCGTCATTCTTCAATTAAATCCAGCTGAACCGTTTGAACTGCTGAATCAAAGCTATCGGGTAGATGATTTCTCCAATCTGCTGAAATTATTTACCTTAACAGGGACGGGATTGATTGTCCTCATGAGCCTTGGCTTCGTGAAAGAGGATGCGATTCCGCATGTTGGGGAGTATTATTACTTCTACCTGCCTGCGGCATTGGGTGCAATGATTATGTCGTCCTCCGGAGACCTGATCACCCTTTATGTAGGTCTGGAGCTGTTAAGTATTACTTCGTATTTGCTCGTAGCGATGAAGAAGAAAGACACGCAGTCCAACGAAGGAGCTTTTAAGTACCTCGTCATGGGAGGGATTTCCTCGGCCATTATTTTGTATGGCATGTCTTTCCTCTATGGAATGGTGGGATCCAGCAATTTGACGCAAATTGGCGCTGCTCTTCCCACGCTGGTGGCTTCATACGAGCCGCTGCTGTATGTAGCATTCTTCATGCTGCTGGCTGGGTTCGGCTTCAAGATTGCAGCGGCCCCGTTCCACAGCTGGGCACCGGATGTTTATCAAGGGGCACCGACGCCAGTGGCAGCTTTCTTGGCTGTCGTTTCCAAGGCTGCCGGTTTTGCCATCTTGTTCCGAGTCTTCTATGTACTGTTCGGATTTAGCAATTTTGAAGGAAGTCATATTCAATCGGATGTATTCCTTGCCCTATCGGTGATGGCCGCTATCGCGATGGTAGCCGGTAACTTCATTGCCTTGAAGCAAACGAATATGAAAAGGTTGCTTGCCTACTCAGGAATCGCTAATGCCGGATACTTGCTTGTTCCGATTGCAACGTATTTCTCAGGTACGCATTACGCGAACTTTTCTGAATTTATCTTCTATTTGATCGCGTATTTGTTTATGAACATTGGCGCATTTGCCGTACTGATGATCATGGAGCAGGCCGAGGGCCATACCGAATCCAAAGGTTTCGGCGGCTTGTACTACAGAGCTCCGTTAACTGCTTTTGCCATGGTACTGATCGTGCTTTCTTTAGCAGGTATCCCCGTCTCGGGCGGATTCTTCGGGAAGCTCTATATCATCTTGGGAACTATGCAGACCCAGCAATACTGGCTCGGCGCTCTGATGATCGCGACCAGCGTCGTCTCCTTTTACTACTATTTCGGTATCGTGCGCCAAATGTTCATGCGCAGCGACTACGAGCCGGCTGAAGTAAAAGTATCCATTCCGCTCGGAATAACCGTCTGGTTATGTGCGCTGATTGGCGTTGCGCTAGGCTTCGTTCCCCACATCGTGTTGAAGGGAATTGAAGATATCTTCTCGCTCACGAAGGATTTCATTATGAAGATCTAAATGATTGGTATAAACCGTTTCCCTCAGTTAGGGGGAACGGTTTTTTTGCGCTTTCCAATATATACATAGAAAAAATATTTCCAAAAATCTGAACTTTTTGCGACGAAAAACCGTTATATGTATCGAGAAGGCGGGTAATGTGGTATAGATAGAGAAGGTAAAAACCATTAAGCGATAAAGGACTTGTGATTACATGAAATTAATGCGGCATCTGTGGCTCATCGTCCTGACGATACTCGCCCTGGAACTCACAGGAATGGTTACTAACGTAGAAGCGGCATACCCTGTGTCGACCGATCCGATGAGGGTGAAACAAACCTATCTGGATATGATACATATCGATCAAGCATGGGCTGCAGCAGGGGACTCACGAACACCGATCGTAGTGGCTGTAGTAGATACAGGTGTTGATCTCACACATCCTGATTTAGTGGGCAATTTGGTGGAAGGCGCGAATTTGCTTCAGCCATCTAAGAAGCCATATGATGATAATGGACATGGAACGAATGTAGCTGGAATTATTGCGGCTTCAATCAATAACGATAAAGGAATTGCCGGCATCGCGCCGAATGCCAAGATTATGCCGATTAAAGCTTTGGAAGCTGATGGCACAGGCGGCGAAGCAAAGCTCGGCGAAGGGATTAAATACGCTGTTGATCACGGAGCACGTATTGTTGTTCTGTCACTGGGGCTCAATAAATACTCCGACTATATGCAGGGAATTGTGCAGTATGCGGAGGACCGTAATGTTCTGTTGGTTGCAGCTGTAGGCAATGAAGGCACAAGCGTGAAATACCCTGCGGCCTACCCCTCTGTATTGGCTGTTGGGGGAGTCACGTCTAGTAAGAAGGCGGATCAGCGTTCCAATTTTGGGCCTGAGCTTGATTTAGTTGCTCCATGGGATGTCTATACAACAGCGCTCGGAGGCGGCTATCAGTATCAAGACGGAAGCTCGATGTCCGCTCCCCAAGTAGCCGCAGCGGCTGCTCTGGTATGGGGTAAATATCCGGGCATGACCGCGTATCAAGTTCGCTCGCAACTGGAGCAGACGGCCGAAGATTTGGACACAGCCGGCTGGGACCCGACCACAGGCTATGGTTTGCTGCAGGTGGATTTGGCGCTGACGCAGCCGTACAATGAAGATCGTTTTGAGCCTAATAACCAGAAGAGTCAGGCAGCCAAGCTGCCCATTCATACAGCCGTCAAAGCTTCCATTGCTTCGGCCCAAGATGATGATTGGTTCGCGATTGACGCCGCTTATGATGGATTTATTGAGTTGTGGCTTCACACCTCAGACAGTTCAGGCATCCGAGTGAAGTTTGATTCCGGTGAAACGTTTACTGCTGCCAACAGCAGCGATGCCAATCAGCCTTTTAAAATTGCTGTGACCAAGGGACTTACTTATGTGCAGCTCCAGTCCGTGGATCGCACACGAACAACAGCGATTCCATATTCGCTGGTCACTGATTTTGTTATTTATAAAGACCCTTTTGAAGATAATGATAAACAGTACAAAGCTTTTTCACTGCCTGGGCGCAGCCAAACGATCCGTGGCACTTTTGATAAAAAAGATGACCTCGACTGGTTCGTTTTGAATTTGGACCATTCGGGTACGATGCGCGTTAAGCTTTCCGTTGATACAGGGCGAATTGATCCGATGCTCCTCATTCAGAAGGAAGGCGAGAAGGCTATTTCGATTGATCAGGGTGGAGATGGCGCTCTTGAAGTCAGTCCTCTCATGGATGTGTTTCCAGGGCAGTACTATATTCGCGTCAGTAATATGAAGGACTATTCAGAGCCGATTACCGGTGAGTACACACTGGAAATTGAATATACGCCTAAGCTGATTGATCCGAATGAGCCGAACGATAAATCGTATCAAGCGACCTTTGCAGCGATGAATTCTGTGTATGAGGGCTTGCTGCATACGAATGACGATGTCGATTGGTTCGAATTCCGGATGGCGAAGAGCGGGTTAGCCCAAGTGCGCCTGACGAACATACCAACCTCACGCATCATGTATGCGACGTTGTATGATAGTTCTCTGAAGGAACAAAGCTTCTATCGAAATGAAGCGGGTTCTGATCAATTATTCATCGAGAAGACGCTGGATGCGGGTACTTATTATATAAAGCTTCAAGCCAATCAATGGTTTATGAGTCAAATGTATCGGTTGAAAATAAGCAGCTACACACTTGTTAGCGGATTTGCCGATATCGAAGGGCATTGGGCGCAGGCAGCGATCAGCCAGTTAACGGAACAAGGCGTCATTAGTGGGTACGGGAACTATCGATTTGCTCCCAATCAGCCCATTACACGCGCAGAAGCAGCGACGGTATTGACGCGAGCGTTAAAATTGTCGAAGCGCAAAGAGCTTATTTTTAGCGATATGAATACTTCGCACTGGGCCTATGAATTCGTTGCTAAGGCAGTGCAAGCCGGCATTGTCAGCGGGTATCCGAATGGCACATTCGGACCTGATCGTACCCTCACGAGGATGGAGATGACGCAGATGCTCGCAAGCAGCATGAATATGACCGGGAAGCGACGGGGGAACTCTCCTTTTACCGATGTGGATGATTCGTACTGGGGTGTTGGTATTCTGAAACAAATGTCGTCGGATGGCTGGATCGCTGGTTATGAAGACGGTACATTCCACCCCGATGAACAAGCAACACGTGCGGAATTCGTTACAATGTTGGCCAAAGTAATGAATCGTTAATTGATGAGAAGGAGTGGCCTATGGGAGAAACAGACAAGTGGAATGAAGCGTCAAAATATGCTTCGATGATGAATATGGTCGATATTGGCGTCTATATACTCTGCATTGGTATAGCTTGGTGGGCCTTGCAGGCGTTCCGATTTGACGTCCTGCTCAAGAGGCCCAAGGCCGCGCAGGCGATCATGCTTCAAATTTTGCTGGCTATTGGGCTTGGACATTTGGTAGCGAGTTTTTTCATTCAGTATTTAGGTCTCTCCATGGGCTTCGGAAAGATGTTTTAATTCGATTTATCGAATAATGAATTAATTTGTTGTCAACAATGGTAATAGAACGGATCGAAAAATGAGATCCTCTTCGAACTCTATGAGGGTGTTTCCGAATACCAAAAGAACACAGTTGTAACTGTATGGGTTGAAATGATAAACTTAGGAAATGTGCAAAGCCTTGTAATTTAAAATAAGTGCGCGGAGGGACCATGATGAGCAAAATTATCGTCCGCGGTGGCCGAAAGTTAGCTGGCAATGTGAAAATCAACGGAGCAAAGAATGCGGTTCTGCCGATTATTGCAGCTTCCATTCTGGGGTCGGAAGGTGAAAGCGTCATCCATGATGCGCCTCCCCTTGACGATGTACTAGTCATTAATAAAGTTTTACAGAGTTTAGGTATTGAAGTGGAATATGACCGTCAGGTTATTCGTGTTCGTGCGCAGACCATCAGCACATGCGAAGCCTCTTATGATCTAGTCCGTAAAATGAGAGCCTCTTTCCTCGTGATGGGTCCTTTGTTAGCCCGACTGGGTCAAGCGAGAATTTCGCTGCCAGGCGGCTGCGCGATTGGCACAAGGCCAATTGATCAGCATCTCAAAGGCTTTGAAGCGATGGGTGCCGATATTGAACTGGGTCAAGGCTATATCGAAGCTAAAGTAAAAGGGCGCCTGAAGGGTGCCAAAATTTATTTGGATGTAGCCAGTGTTGGCGCAACCGAGAATATTATGATGGCGGCTACGCTGGCTGAAGGCACCACCGTCATTGAAAATGCAGCGAAAGAGCCGGAGATTGTCGATTTGGCCAACTATTTGAATGCCATGGGTGCAACCATTCGCGGTGCAGGTACGGGTGTCATTCGAATAGAAGGCGTCGAGAAGCTTCGTGGTGTCGTACATACGGTTATACCGGATCGGGTGGAAGCGGGTACGTATATGATCGCGGCAGCTATTACAGGCAGTGAGCTGTATATGGAGGGCGCGATCGGAGATCATCTTCGACCGGTTATTTCCAAAATGCAGGAAATGGGCGTTATCATTGATGAGGATGAGAACGGTATCCGCGTTTGTGCTTCAGGACCACTGCGCGCGGTGGATGTGAAGACACTGCCGTATCCAGGCTTTCCTACGGATATGCAGTCGCAGATGATGGCATTGCTCATGGTGGCGGATGGCACGAGCCTAGTCACCGAGACGGTGTTTGAGAACCGTTTCATGCACGTGGAGGAATTCGCGAACATGAACGCTCACATTAAGGTCGATGGCCGGACGGCCATCGTTAGCGGCAACGCGAAGCTGCAGGGTGCCAAGGTCTGCGCAACAGACCTGCGCGCAGGCGCAGCGCTGATTCTGGCCGCACTGGCGGCGGAAGGTGAAACCGAGATTACAGGCGTTCACCATATCGATCGCGGATACGTGGATATTACGGACGTACTGCGCGAGCTTGGCGCCGATATTCATAGATCGGTGCCGCAGGAAGTCGAACAGGAAGCCGCGGAGCTGGGCTTTTTCAACATCCAGCCGACCTTAGCGTAGGCTGAATAGATTGACCGTCGGGGCAGGAGCTCCGGCGGTTTTTTTGGGCTTGGGGGCAGCGAAGCTTGCCTCGGATGTCGCCCAGGAGGGGTGCTGTGGTGAGGGACCCTGGTGGGCGGTATGGACTCCCCGCCGTGCTGGAGAGAGGGCCATGCGCTGTGGACCCCCGCCACGCTGAGAATAGGGCAGCTGAACGTGCTTATTTGTTCGAATGTGGATGAGGTTATCCCATAAGTAACAAAATAAATTTGTGTGACAGCTCCAAAAGTTTAGGTTTGTGTGATTTGAGAAGGAGCTAAGCGGCTAGTACATGCTTAGCTCCTTTATTTTGGGTCCACCGCTGCTTTCTTCAACAGGCTATGGGCATGCCAAGGCCCGAAGCAGCCCCGCCCGCACCCGTTCGTCTCCCGTCCGCCCTCATTGCGCCGTCCCAACCCCAACCCCATCGCCTCCCCTCCGAATTCCTGCCCAACCCCGTCTCAACCCCGTCTCAACCCCGTCTCAACCCCGTCTCAACCCCAACCCCAACCCCAACCCCAACCCCACCCAACCCCAACCCCAACCCCAACCCCAACCCCAACCCCAACCCCAACCCCAACCCCAACCCCAACCCCAACCCCATCCGCCTCCCGTCCGAATTCCTGCCCAACCCCGTCTCAACCCCGTCTCAACCCCCGTCCGCTGAGCCCCCGCCCCGCCTAATCAATTTGTCATTCTAATGAACTGTACAATGCTTATAGACGAGAAAATGGCTACTTTGGAAATCTAATGAACTTAACTGGCGTTATCGAGCAGCTTATAGGCGGAATGAAGCCCGTTTGCATGAGATAACGCGTCGGGGATTCATTAGATTTTCCAAGTGAGCCATTTTGACCGAATAAGGGTTACTGGGTTCGTAAGAGGGGCTTGGGCTTGCCTGCCTCCTGGTTTGACTTTTGCGACAGCAATACTTCAACTGCAAAGGTTATATTATATTTCCCTGCCATATGCACCACCAAATTGGTATTTTTTATACTACAATAATGATTTCGACATTTTCATACAAATGTTGTCAATTTTAAACTATTGATTAAAGTTTATATAATTGTATTATTAAATATGTAAGTAAATCCAATTTTTACACTAGTTGGGAAGGGGGGTAAATTCAACTAGAACGTTGAAATCTATAGTTCGAGCCAAATACACTAATCATTTAATTAAGAGAAGGAGAGAAATGTAATGATGATGAGAAAAAAAGGAACTATTTCACTACTTACCTCAATGCTACTTGCAATGATAATCCTACCTACAGGCACAGCGCTCGGCAATCCAACCAATCCAACTAATCCAACCAATCCCCCCCAATTGAAGACGGTCCTGACAACAGGATGGGGGCATTCGTTATTTTTGAAGGCAGATGATACTTTATGGGCCTGGGGGGATGCAAACTTCGGACAATTCGGCACCGGTCCAAGTCAGAACAGCAGCGCTGTTGCGGTTCAAAACACACTTGTTCAAAATATTATTGATATTTCGGCAGGAAATGAACACCACAATTTGGCACTGCGCAGCGATGGCATCGTATTCGCGTGGGGAACTAACGGTGTTGGTCAACTGGGAGATGGCACGACATATATAAATCGTAATAACCCGGTTCAAGTGAATAATTTAACAGGTGTAATCGATGTCGAAGCTGGTTTTTACCATAGTTTAGCTTTAAAATCCGATGGAACGGTATGGGCTTGGGGGAGTAACGGTTACGGTGAATTGGGAGATGGAACAACTACAAATCGGTCAACGCCTGTGCAGGTATCAGGACTCAGCAATATCGTGTCCATCTCAACGAAAAGCTATCTTAGCCTCGCCATTAAGTCGGATGGAACGGTATGGGCTTGGGGTTATAACTCGGATGGTCAACTAGGAGACGGAACAACAACAAATCGGTCAACTCCGGTGCAGGTGTCTGGTCTCAGTAATGTATCCTACGTGTCAGCCGGCGACACTCACAGTCTTGCCATAAAGTCGGATGGAACGGTGTGGGCTTGGGGCAATAATACAAACGGCCAATTCGGAGACGGCACTACGACGAGTCATACGACTCCGGTTCAGATTCCAGGTCTGAGCAACGTAAAAGTAGTAGAAGCGGATTATCATCATAGCTTGGCGATTAAAAATGACGGAACGTTATGGGCTTGGGGTTATAACGATTTTGGCCAACTGGGAGACGGTACGACAGGTTCGACATATCTAAGCCCTGTTCAGGTAGCAGGCATAAGCGGGGTAACGGCCGTGTCTTCGAGTGGAGTTTTCACTGTGGCACTAAAGTCAGACGGAACGGTATGGGCATGGGGTCATAACTATTGGCGCGAACTTGGAGACGGTACAAGGATTAACCGTTATACGCCGGTTCAAGTAACAGGTCTGTAAATCTAATGAACAACTGTTCCATAAGTTCTAAATGATAGGATCCCCTCATGATTGACAACGATAAAAGGTCATCTCCTAAGATGAATTTGACGTTGTTGCCCGGAGGGGATTTTTCTGTTTATAACTAGACGTCAAATCAAATTCATAAGCTACTTTACGTGTTCTAATCTAGCAGATCCTCTCATAAGCTAAGTCATACCAAATACCTGCTAGTAAACGCGCTTATGGAGGCTGCTGAGACGATGTTGAAGAAAAAACGTGTTCCTGGCCGCGGGGTCATCCTATGGATGGCCGTTTGTTTGTCTTCTATGCTCTGTGTCACCATTCTTGTTCCTGGATTGCTAGTCAAGAAGATTCCAACCGGCGACTCATCTTCTGCTCAAACGATCGATGATGGCGCTAATCAAGAGGCTGCTGCGCAGCAGCAAGGTTTGATGATTCCCGTGTATTTGACGAAGAAGTCGGTAGTTGAGACGGTCCCACTGGAGCAATATGTGAAAGGAGTTCTAGCAGCGGAAATGCCAGTCGATTTCGAGTTGGAGGCGCTGAAGGCACAGGCAATGGCTGCGAGAACGTATGTAGTGCGTAGGGTGATAGAGAAGGATTACAGCAATATGCCAGTGGACGATGCTCTTGTAACCGATACTACTGCGCATCAAGCCTATCTTACTGAACAAGAGCTGAAGGACAAATGGGACAAGCGCTCGTACGAGGCAAATATGGCCAAAATTGATAGAGCCGTGAATGAAACCAAAGATATGATTCTCACTTATGAGCATAAACCCATTAATGCAACCTTCTTCTCTACGAGCAATGGGTATACTGAGAATTCGGAAGATTACTGGCCTTTCAAGAGTCCCTATTTGCGCAGTGTCTCCAGTCCATGGGACGTAAAGCTGTCTTCTCGCTATCAAGAAACGGTTGAGATTACGTATAAAAGTATGCTACAAAAGCTAGGCGTCACAAGCATCGCTACCACAGGCACCAATGCCAAAGGGATGAAAGTGCTAGAATGGTCGGCTGGTCATCGGATTAAAAAAATGGCTATCGGAGGCAAATCCTTCTCTGGTCGTGAAGTTAGAGAGAAGCTAGGACTAGCATCCTCGCAATTCGATTGGAAATGGTCTGGCGCCAAAATCATCATTACGACCTATGGATTCGGCCACGGCGTTGGCCTAAGCCAGTGGGGCGCCAATGGTATGGCCAAAGAGGGCAAGACGGCGGAGCAAATCGTAACCTATTATTACACTGGCATCTCTATCGAAAAGGCGGCGCCTTTTATCCAAAAATCTTAATTTGCAGGGTCTCTATAAAAATATCTTTCTTCAAGTATAAAACCTTTAAATGTGTCAAGAATGGTTGATGAGGTGATAACCATGAGTGATCAAAACAAAGGTTTTCAAAAAGAAGAAGCTCCTAAAACTGTTCAAGGGGCACAAGGTAGTCCATCCGCATGGAAGAGGTTGCTTGCTAAGAAGTGGGTATTCCCAGCGACGTATGTGGCAGCAGCAGCAATTATCTTAACCTTAATGTGGGTGTACCAGGACACAGGG
Above is a genomic segment from Paenibacillus sp. HWE-109 containing:
- the nuoL gene encoding NADH-quinone oxidoreductase subunit L, producing MVSDYSQYAWLIPLFPLIAFLALTAMGRQLKDLGIYISIFAMLASFIIAVLIFVERVGGNVEDYTWDKLQWLQVGDFTLKMGFEVNNLNSLMLVIVTLVSLLVNIYSKGYMKGDERIHVFFGYIALFSFSMLGLVISANMLQLYIFWELVGVCSFLLVGFWYFKPEAKAAAKKAFIVTRIGDVGLFIGILLLFWYMPGHALDFTSIHNAFTSGKIDPTIITWIAIMIFIGAMGKSGQFPLHTWLPDAMEGPTPISALIHAATMVAAGVYLVARTFDIFHASPDALMVVAYVGGFTAIFAATIGIAQNDIKRILAYSTVSQLGYMMMALGIGVSYTSGMFHLFTHAFFKALLFLGAGSVIHAVHTQDINEMGGLSRKMKITTWTFAIGTLALSGIFPFAGFWSKDMILTEAYEHNQLLFWVGVIAAFFTAFYMSRLFFLVFLGSPRGKAKVADEHDDHGHEAHAAHEPHESPASMTTPLIILAVLAVVAGFVNTPFNEWLGHWLTGQAHDEKANWTVIILSTLAGLLGIGLGYLIYLKRTIPRDVVSSRLPWLYTLLNRKYFIDEIYQGILVKPLRGLGWILELIDVYIIDGIVRLVAFTVVSLGRLGSRLQNGQLQTYGVIMILGMLILALAIAGRRFIHAG
- a CDS encoding complex I subunit 4 family protein: MLASLPILSLIAFSPLLGVLVLLFIRGDRGRLIKTIGIVTTLIPLILAAWLYVDYNYQGDPLQYKEQLSWIKVPLNHEGLSEQITSYFFEFKYSLAVDGISLPLVFLTAFVSTMAALASVYIKKRWKTFYILFLLLETGMFGVFMSQDLFLFFLFFEVTLVPMFFLIGIWGYMNREQAANRFLLYNGLGSAIMLIAFLILVSTAGFNQMPTQTEGIIYYSGDIHNIARNLLQDPAAYVNQEGTPFFLSQTMKWTVFIMLLVAFGIKLPIFPFHTWMLKVHTEAPPSVVMIHSGILLKMGAYGLIRFGIMFFPAEAKQWAWMLALLGVINIVYGAILAMVQKDFKLVLAYSSISHMGIVLLGLAAFNVSGLQGAVFQLISHGLISALMFLLVGSIYERTETTELDRLGGLASNLPFISGILLIAGMASLGLPGLSGFISEFLAFLGLFETHRVYAIIGTLGIIFTAVYVLRGVLNITFGPKQPNLQLQGMRDARLIEAVPMIALVAFILLLGVYPSVLSQPLQQTIGSFDQLIQSVAGKIGG
- a CDS encoding NADH-quinone oxidoreductase subunit N, producing the protein MEQLRLHANDLVHLLPELSLVATAIILSLLDLILPNKVNRSIIGWLTLVGIAVSAVFVILQLNPAEPFELLNQSYRVDDFSNLLKLFTLTGTGLIVLMSLGFVKEDAIPHVGEYYYFYLPAALGAMIMSSSGDLITLYVGLELLSITSYLLVAMKKKDTQSNEGAFKYLVMGGISSAIILYGMSFLYGMVGSSNLTQIGAALPTLVASYEPLLYVAFFMLLAGFGFKIAAAPFHSWAPDVYQGAPTPVAAFLAVVSKAAGFAILFRVFYVLFGFSNFEGSHIQSDVFLALSVMAAIAMVAGNFIALKQTNMKRLLAYSGIANAGYLLVPIATYFSGTHYANFSEFIFYLIAYLFMNIGAFAVLMIMEQAEGHTESKGFGGLYYRAPLTAFAMVLIVLSLAGIPVSGGFFGKLYIILGTMQTQQYWLGALMIATSVVSFYYYFGIVRQMFMRSDYEPAEVKVSIPLGITVWLCALIGVALGFVPHIVLKGIEDIFSLTKDFIMKI
- a CDS encoding S8 family peptidase, giving the protein MKLMRHLWLIVLTILALELTGMVTNVEAAYPVSTDPMRVKQTYLDMIHIDQAWAAAGDSRTPIVVAVVDTGVDLTHPDLVGNLVEGANLLQPSKKPYDDNGHGTNVAGIIAASINNDKGIAGIAPNAKIMPIKALEADGTGGEAKLGEGIKYAVDHGARIVVLSLGLNKYSDYMQGIVQYAEDRNVLLVAAVGNEGTSVKYPAAYPSVLAVGGVTSSKKADQRSNFGPELDLVAPWDVYTTALGGGYQYQDGSSMSAPQVAAAAALVWGKYPGMTAYQVRSQLEQTAEDLDTAGWDPTTGYGLLQVDLALTQPYNEDRFEPNNQKSQAAKLPIHTAVKASIASAQDDDWFAIDAAYDGFIELWLHTSDSSGIRVKFDSGETFTAANSSDANQPFKIAVTKGLTYVQLQSVDRTRTTAIPYSLVTDFVIYKDPFEDNDKQYKAFSLPGRSQTIRGTFDKKDDLDWFVLNLDHSGTMRVKLSVDTGRIDPMLLIQKEGEKAISIDQGGDGALEVSPLMDVFPGQYYIRVSNMKDYSEPITGEYTLEIEYTPKLIDPNEPNDKSYQATFAAMNSVYEGLLHTNDDVDWFEFRMAKSGLAQVRLTNIPTSRIMYATLYDSSLKEQSFYRNEAGSDQLFIEKTLDAGTYYIKLQANQWFMSQMYRLKISSYTLVSGFADIEGHWAQAAISQLTEQGVISGYGNYRFAPNQPITRAEAATVLTRALKLSKRKELIFSDMNTSHWAYEFVAKAVQAGIVSGYPNGTFGPDRTLTRMEMTQMLASSMNMTGKRRGNSPFTDVDDSYWGVGILKQMSSDGWIAGYEDGTFHPDEQATRAEFVTMLAKVMNR
- a CDS encoding DUF1146 family protein, with protein sequence MGETDKWNEASKYASMMNMVDIGVYILCIGIAWWALQAFRFDVLLKRPKAAQAIMLQILLAIGLGHLVASFFIQYLGLSMGFGKMF